The nucleotide sequence AATGGAGGTCCAGGAGGATCTACAGAGATGTTAGCTTTAAATATCTATAAAACAGCATATACTTTCACTAATTATGGTGCAGCTCAGGCAAAAGCAGTTGTATTTTTCCTGTTAGTGGCTTCTATTACCATGGTACAGGTATATGTCAATAAGAAAAAAGAGGTGGAGATGTAATGAAAAGTAAACAAAATTCAAGGATATTATTATATATCGTAGGAGTTCTGACATCTATTTTATTTATATCGCCATTTTATATATTGATAGTCAATGCTTTTAAAACTAAGAGGGAGCTTTTTGGAAGTACTCTAACTCTTCCTAAGGAATGGATGCTGGATAACTTTAAAGTGGCTTTAAATAAACTATCGTTTTTATGGATTGGAAAAAACTTCAGTATGGAAGGTTTTTTTGGATCGGCATTATTTAATTCGATGTTTATAACGATTACCAGTACAATTTTAATTATCATATTCTCTTCCATGGCTGCTTGGATTTTAGTGCGAACGAAATCAAAGGTGAGTAATATTGTGTTTTATATGTTTATTGCAGCGATGCTGGTACCGTTTCAAGCTGTGATGCTTCCCTTGGTAGCTTTTATGGGCAGGTTGGGATTACAAAATAGATTGGGAATTATATTTATGTATCTAGGGTTTGGATCAAGTTTTTCTATATTTCTATATCATGGATTTATAAAGAGTATTCCTGTATCACTAGAGGAAGCAGCAAGAATTGATGGATGCGGGCCTTGGAAGGTATTTTGGAAGATTATATTTCCTACGTTGAAACCAATTCATGTGACTGTAGCTATTTTAAATACAATTTGGATTTGGAACGACTTCTTATTACCCCAACTGATGATAAATAAGAAAGGAACCCAGACTATTCCGTTGAAGATGTATCTTTTCTTTGGAGGGTATTCAAAACAATGGCATCTTGCTATGGCAGGATTATTAATCGCTGTAATACCTATAATAATATTTTATTTCTTTGCACAAAAACATATTATAGAGGGAGTAACAGCAGGATCTGAAAAATAAAAGAAGTAGAAAACTTCATTTTTCCTTGAGAGAGATGAAGTTTTCTACTTCTTTTTTGAAAAAACAGATTAAATATAACTTAAAATAATATTATTTATAAATCAATTGGAACTAAAAAAATGATTTGAAAAATGTGCTAAAAGCAAAAAAAATGTGTACAAAAACAGGAGCATTTTATATTTTAAATTGAAAAAAATAAAAAAAAAGGGTATACTTTTTATCTAGGGGAAAAAGTGAGGTGGCTGAAATTGGAAGAAAAAGAGATAATAGTAGATATTTTAACAGTAGCAAATGCTATTTCAAGGGCTGGAAAAGAGTTGTTAAATGATGTTTTGGAAAAGTATAATATAAGTTTTGTAGAATATTATATGCTGCGTCATTTAGAAAAAAATCCGGGAGAAACCCAGTATAACCTTTTAAAATATACAATGCTAACTAAATCTAGAGCTAATCAAATAGTCAGTAAGTTAGAGAAAATGGGATATCTGGAGAAGAAAACAGAGATGGTAGGATCGCTTTTAAAAAAGCCATTATACTTAACAGAATCAGGTAAAAAAATAGTGGTAGAAGGGGTAGATGATATCTATGAGAACACTATAAAAAACCTGAGCGAGGAAGAGAAGTTTAAATATGAACTATACAGGAGTAAGATGGTTGAAATATTGATGAATATGAGACTTACTTTAGGGACGATGACACCAGAATATTTGAAAAAATAGTGAATTCTAAAGCATGAAATATCGTGCTTTTTTTTATGGGCAAAAAAATGAACCATTCAAAACTAAACTCATTAAAAAAATTAGGGATAGATATTAATCTCGCTTTTTATTAAAATAAATTAATCTAAGTTGGATAATTAAAAATTATTAATAAGATAAATTATTTTAAGGAGGAACAGGATGAATAAGAGAAGAATAGCATTATTAGCCGGACTAATGACAATGGGAATGGTATCATTTGCAATGGAGGAAGGAAATGCAGAGGTGTTAAAGACTCAGGAGCAAAAAGAGTTAAGTATTTTCAATATTAATGACAGGGTAAGATTTGATGAAAATAGATTAGAAGTAAATGGTAATTTACATTTGGATGAAAATAATAGACTAGAGATGAGGGTTAGAAACTATACTGGTGTAGGATCTGATGCAAACAGCTCAAGATCTAGTGGAAAGGAAACATCAGATAGAACAGAAGTAAGATTAAGATTACATACACAAACATCTGTAGAAAACATGGAAATAAGAACAGAAGTTAAAACAAATACATACGAGAATAGTGGAAGTAAGCAGTTATTTAGGGTACAGCCAACATGGCATCTATTTACAGATGTTGATGGGTTAGATTCATTGGTAAGAGCAGGTGTGGGAATGGAGCATTCTGGAGATGCCCATGGTGAAGATTATATGATAACAACTTCATTTGAAAACTACTATACAATAAATGATTACTTTGCAATTGAAGGAAATGTTTATTATGATTATACATTTGGTGGGGATGGAGCTACTGATGGGCAGTATCATAATGTAGAGATAGAGGCTTATGCATATGCTAATTACCCGTTATATCAAAATGATGATATGAAAGTGGAAGCATTGTTTGAAGGTGGACTAGACCCTTATGGTTTTGGAAACAGACATTTTGATGATTTAAATGATGTCAATAAAGATAACAACAAAAATGGTGAAGACTATTATGTAGTATATTTAGAGCCTTCAGTAAAAGTAACTAAGCATTTAAATGAAACAAATAATGTTTACCTACAAGGTGGATACTATATTGAAAAGAATGAAGAAAATACAAGTAGTAACTATGATGATACAGCATTTGTAAGAGTGGGATTCACAAGTAAATTTTAAAAAAATATTATAATAATACAAGAAACACTTCCTGTCTAAGGGGAGTGTTTCTTTTTGATACACAAACAATAAAAAACAGTGATTAAATACCTTGAGCAGTTAAAAGTTTAATAATTAAACGGTTTAATAAAACAACCATTGTAGAACTTAGGTATATGGAGTAAACTTCTAACAAGTTAATTAGATTAATTATTTTTAATCAATAAAACTTAAAAGTTAAATTTTATTAATGATTTGGAAAAATTAAAATATTTATTTTTAGGAGGAAACAAATGAACAAGAGAGGAATAGCTTTATTAGCTGGATTAATGACAGTTGGAATGGTATCATTTGCAATGGATGACAACTCAGAAATGTTAACACAAGAGCAAAAGCCATTAAGTATCTTTAATATCAATGACAGAGTAAGATTTGATGAAAACAGATTAGAGATGAATGGTAACTTACATTTAAATGAAAACAATAGATTAGAAGTAAGGGTTAGAAGTTACTCTAACATATCAGATACATTTGGTTCTGATACAGGTGCAGGAACAGGTAAAGGGGAAACTACTAACAGTACAGAGATGAGAATGAGATTATATACTCAAACTTCTGTAGAGAATATGGAAGTTAGAACCGAGTTAAAGACTAATTCATATGAAGGTAGTGCAAATAGACAATACTTCAGAGTACAACCAACTTACTACCTATACAATGAAAATGATTCATTTGCGTTATTAAGAGCTGGATTCGGATATACTCATGGAACTGATGGTAGCGATTCTTACTCGTTCACATCATCATCAGAGAATGTGTATACTGTAAACAACTACTTCTCAGTTGAAGGAAACGTTTATTATGACTATACATTTGCTTCAAGTAGTAATGAAAAGCATAATGTAGATGTAGAGGCGTATGCATATCTTAACTATCCACTATATGAAGGAAATGATGTAAAAGTAACAGCATTATTAGAGGGTGGAATGGACCCGTATTCATTCGGAGCTAGACATTTTGATGATTTAACTAGTGTAAGTGGAAGTGAAAAAGGACATGAAACATATGTATTCTATGCTGAGCCTTCAGTTAAAGCAACTAAGACATTAAATGAAAATAACTCAGTTTACTTACAAGCTGGTTACTATATTGAAACAACAAGTGACAACGATAAAACTGGTACAACTTGGAAAGGTTCTTCAGACAAGTATAATGACACTGGATTCGTAAGAGTTGGATTTACATCTGCATTCTAAACTGATTTTATAAAAATTATATTAAAAAAACACCCCTGTAAAGGGGTGTTTTTGTTGTTATTTAATTTAATTTTATTGTGGATTGTTTGAAAATAAAAAAAGGAATTTTTAGATTGAAGATGTAAATTATAGAAGAACAATTTACTGGGGATAAAAAATATTTATTTTGGAGGGAAAGAGATGAATGTAAAAAAAATAGCTGTATTAGCGGGATTGATGACTATGGGGATGATAACTTTTGCAATGGAGGACAGTGATGCGGAAGTATTGACCCAGGAGGAAAAGCAATTAAGTATCTTTAATATCAATGACAGGGTGAGATTTGATGAGAATAGGTTAGAGATGAATGGAAACTTCCATCTGAATAAAAGTAATAGGTTAGAGATGAGACTTAGACACTATAGTGATATAGGGTATGGAAGTTTTGGAGATACCAGAGAGAGTGGTAATACTGCAGATAACAGGACAGAGATAAGATTAAGATTACACACTCAAACATCTGTGGAAAATATGGTGATCAGAACAGAGTTGAAGACAAACACATATGGCAGTGGTGACGGTGGTAACCAACAATATTTCAGGGTGCAGCCAACATGGCAATTATTTGCAGATGTTGAAAATCTGAGCTCCTACTTAAGGGCAGGTGTAGGGTTTAAACATACTTCACCAAAAATAAAAGATACAACTAATGATTATTCTTTTACATCATCATTTGAAAATTTCTATACAATAAATAATTATTTGGCAGTTGAAGGAAATGTCTATTATGACTATACTTTCGTCGGGGAAGGCTCTGATGACTATAATAATGTAGATATAGAAGCCTATGTATATGCTAATTATCCTCTTTATAAGTCTGAGAATGGTATGAAGTTAGAAGCACTCTTGGAGGGTGGATTTGATCCCTATTCATTTGGTGCCAGACATTTTACGGATCTAAATAATGTGAGCGGTAGCGGGGTAGAAGGACATGAGACTTATGTGTTATATGCAGAACCATCGATTCAAGTGAGTAAATTATTGGATGGAAATAATTCAGTTTTCTTACAAGGTGGATATTATGTTGAGAAAAATGAAAAAAACTCAACTGGGAATGTAGATGATACAGCCTTTATAAGATTTGGATATACAAGTAAGTTTTAATTGTACCTGCTAAAAAACACTCCTAAAAAAGGGGTGTTTTTGTTATATATAAGTAAGAATTCTAATTTACAGTTTATACTTTTACTAACTTTAATGACACTATATGTTTGAAAATAAGAATAAATGTAGAAAAACAGAAGACTTTTCTTGACAAGAGTTGTTTTTTGTATTAGAATTATATGGAAACGATTCCAAAACAAAAAAATACTTTACTAAGATATAATATCTTTAAAACTTAAATTATTAATTTAACAAATAAAATTATGGCTACTCACTTACTTAGTGGGAAGGTTTAAATTTAATTATAAAATTTTAATTATTAATTTGCCATAGGCGACGGGGGGGAATAAATATGTTCGAGAGAAGTAGTGGGATATTGTTACATATCTCATC is from Psychrilyobacter atlanticus DSM 19335 and encodes:
- a CDS encoding carbohydrate ABC transporter permease, with translation MKSKQNSRILLYIVGVLTSILFISPFYILIVNAFKTKRELFGSTLTLPKEWMLDNFKVALNKLSFLWIGKNFSMEGFFGSALFNSMFITITSTILIIIFSSMAAWILVRTKSKVSNIVFYMFIAAMLVPFQAVMLPLVAFMGRLGLQNRLGIIFMYLGFGSSFSIFLYHGFIKSIPVSLEEAARIDGCGPWKVFWKIIFPTLKPIHVTVAILNTIWIWNDFLLPQLMINKKGTQTIPLKMYLFFGGYSKQWHLAMAGLLIAVIPIIIFYFFAQKHIIEGVTAGSEK
- a CDS encoding MarR family winged helix-turn-helix transcriptional regulator yields the protein MRWLKLEEKEIIVDILTVANAISRAGKELLNDVLEKYNISFVEYYMLRHLEKNPGETQYNLLKYTMLTKSRANQIVSKLEKMGYLEKKTEMVGSLLKKPLYLTESGKKIVVEGVDDIYENTIKNLSEEEKFKYELYRSKMVEILMNMRLTLGTMTPEYLKK
- a CDS encoding FomA family porin-like outer membrane protein, coding for MNKRRIALLAGLMTMGMVSFAMEEGNAEVLKTQEQKELSIFNINDRVRFDENRLEVNGNLHLDENNRLEMRVRNYTGVGSDANSSRSSGKETSDRTEVRLRLHTQTSVENMEIRTEVKTNTYENSGSKQLFRVQPTWHLFTDVDGLDSLVRAGVGMEHSGDAHGEDYMITTSFENYYTINDYFAIEGNVYYDYTFGGDGATDGQYHNVEIEAYAYANYPLYQNDDMKVEALFEGGLDPYGFGNRHFDDLNDVNKDNNKNGEDYYVVYLEPSVKVTKHLNETNNVYLQGGYYIEKNEENTSSNYDDTAFVRVGFTSKF
- a CDS encoding FomA family porin-like outer membrane protein — encoded protein: MNKRGIALLAGLMTVGMVSFAMDDNSEMLTQEQKPLSIFNINDRVRFDENRLEMNGNLHLNENNRLEVRVRSYSNISDTFGSDTGAGTGKGETTNSTEMRMRLYTQTSVENMEVRTELKTNSYEGSANRQYFRVQPTYYLYNENDSFALLRAGFGYTHGTDGSDSYSFTSSSENVYTVNNYFSVEGNVYYDYTFASSSNEKHNVDVEAYAYLNYPLYEGNDVKVTALLEGGMDPYSFGARHFDDLTSVSGSEKGHETYVFYAEPSVKATKTLNENNSVYLQAGYYIETTSDNDKTGTTWKGSSDKYNDTGFVRVGFTSAF
- a CDS encoding FomA family porin-like outer membrane protein, with the translated sequence MNVKKIAVLAGLMTMGMITFAMEDSDAEVLTQEEKQLSIFNINDRVRFDENRLEMNGNFHLNKSNRLEMRLRHYSDIGYGSFGDTRESGNTADNRTEIRLRLHTQTSVENMVIRTELKTNTYGSGDGGNQQYFRVQPTWQLFADVENLSSYLRAGVGFKHTSPKIKDTTNDYSFTSSFENFYTINNYLAVEGNVYYDYTFVGEGSDDYNNVDIEAYVYANYPLYKSENGMKLEALLEGGFDPYSFGARHFTDLNNVSGSGVEGHETYVLYAEPSIQVSKLLDGNNSVFLQGGYYVEKNEKNSTGNVDDTAFIRFGYTSKF